The Leishmania panamensis strain MHOM/PA/94/PSC-1 chromosome 5 sequence genomic sequence GACATCAACAAGAGCTACACGGGCATGTTCGAGAACACGGAGGGGCTCAGCTTTCACATGGGTTTCGGCGCCCTTCAGGACGCGCACACGGTCGTGGTGCGCAAGTCTGAAGACCCGAAAAGCGACGTGCTAGAGACGCTGGAAGCGGATTACATCCTTATTGCGACCGGCTCCTGGCCGACGCGCCTCGGCATCCCTGGTGATGAGCTCTGCATCACGAGCAACGAAGCCTTCTACCTCGACGAGGCCCCAAAGCGCGCCCTTTGCGTCGGCGGTGGCTACATCTCTGTGGAGTTCGCCGGCATCTTCAACGCTTACAAGCCCCCTGACGGTCAGGTGGACCTGTGCTACCGCGGCGAAGTTATCCTGCGCGGCTTCGATCTCGAGGTGCGCAAGAGCCTGATGAAACAGCTGGAGGCGAACGGAATAAAGATACGCACCAAGGTGAACCCGTCGAGAATCACCAAGAATGCAGACGGCTCGAAGCACGTTTGCTTCGAAGACGGCACGGAGGCAGACTACGATCAGGTGATGCTGGCGGTTGGCCGCGCGCCGCGctcgaaggcgctgcagctcgacAAGGCCGGCGTCAAAATGGGAAAGAACGGCGCCGTGGTGGTCGACGCGTACTCGAAGACGTCGATTGACAACATTTACGCCATTGGCGACGTGACGGACCGCCTGATGCTGACGCCGGTGGCCATCGACGAAGGCTCCGCCTTCGTCGAAACTCTCTTTGGCTGCAAGCCCCGCGCCACCGACCACACCAAAGTTGCCTGCGCGGTGTTTTCGATACCACCGATCGGCACGTGTGGTttgacggaggaggaggcggcgaagaagtacgacgtcgtcgccgtgTACGAGAGCAGTTTTACGCCCCTCATGCACAacatcagcggcagcaagcaCAAAACATTTATGATCCGCATCGTcacgaaagaaaaggatgGCGAGGTGCTCGGCGTCCACATGCTCGGCGACAGCGCGCCGGAGATCATTCAGAGCGTTGGCATCTGCATGAAGATGGGCGCCAAG encodes the following:
- the TRYR gene encoding trypanothione reductase (TriTrypDB/GeneDB-style sysID: LpmP.05.0340), coding for MPRAYDLVVLGAGSGGLEAGWNAASIYNKKVAVVEAQKEHGPPCFAALGGTCVNVGCVPKKLMVTGAQYMDLIRESCGFGWEMDRDSIRSNWKKLITAKNKVVSDINKSYTGMFENTEGLSFHMGFGALQDAHTVVVRKSEDPKSDVLETLEADYILIATGSWPTRLGIPGDELCITSNEAFYLDEAPKRALCVGGGYISVEFAGIFNAYKPPDGQVDLCYRGEVILRGFDLEVRKSLMKQLEANGIKIRTKVNPSRITKNADGSKHVCFEDGTEADYDQVMLAVGRAPRSKALQLDKAGVKMGKNGAVVVDAYSKTSIDNIYAIGDVTDRLMLTPVAIDEGSAFVETLFGCKPRATDHTKVACAVFSIPPIGTCGLTEEEAAKKYDVVAVYESSFTPLMHNISGSKHKTFMIRIVTKEKDGEVLGVHMLGDSAPEIIQSVGICMKMGAKISDFHSTIGVHPTSAEELCSMRTPAYFYEKGKRVEKLSCNL